A section of the Methanothermobacter sp. genome encodes:
- the ribH gene encoding 6,7-dimethyl-8-ribityllumazine synthase, whose translation MAGVRIGAVVAEFNYDITHMMLELAKEHAKFLESEITRVIAVPGVFDMPLAVKKLLLDDEIDAVITLGAVIEGATDHDQIVVQHASRKIADLSLEYDKPVALGISGPGMTRLEAHQRVDYAKRAVEAAVKMYRRLNEI comes from the coding sequence ATGGCAGGTGTCAGAATAGGGGCTGTGGTAGCCGAATTCAACTATGACATAACACATATGATGCTTGAACTCGCAAAAGAACATGCTAAATTTCTTGAATCCGAAATAACAAGGGTTATAGCCGTTCCAGGAGTATTCGATATGCCCCTCGCGGTTAAGAAGCTTCTCCTGGATGATGAAATCGACGCCGTTATCACGCTGGGGGCTGTTATTGAGGGGGCAACGGACCATGACCAGATAGTGGTCCAGCACGCCTCACGTAAGATAGCGGACCTTTCACTCGAATACGATAAGCCCGTGGCCCTTGGAATATCAGGTCCCGGTATGACGAGGCTTGAGGCCCACCAGCGTGTTGACTATGCGAAGAGGGCCGTTGAGGCAGCCGTTAAAATGTACAGAAGACTCAACGAAATTTGA
- the mmp11 gene encoding methanogenesis marker protein 11, whose product MEILRPSDLKERFRDPWISPYTKVLTMVDGDLVEIVEYHPCISGSEWMIYQYSRSSRLIERARRDGNRHTYLAHTGKAPIELRASLNAAGIEEVAVEGDEVRVVHAGLAGAGVGAAMCRGMAEGVKRIELYEVGGGSKPGRAAVITPRLEKVVLGIDDTDTPESGATWTLANNMGMEISRRGFEYIDHVTVQLYPHNPHKTQNCVSVALAFAVQPGKSNELVDLAAGFLEENTLSDKTSIAVFRGIKVPEELKKYSMMAKKSFMEVEDAEEVAESLGIDLIEVTGSQGKIGALAAIGLYDDPEEAARVYY is encoded by the coding sequence ATGGAAATACTCAGACCATCAGACCTGAAGGAAAGGTTCAGGGACCCATGGATATCACCCTACACCAAGGTCCTCACCATGGTGGACGGGGATCTCGTTGAGATAGTGGAATACCACCCCTGCATCTCAGGGTCAGAGTGGATGATATACCAGTACAGCAGGTCAAGCAGGCTGATAGAGAGGGCCCGTAGGGATGGTAACCGGCACACCTACCTTGCACATACCGGTAAGGCTCCAATAGAACTCAGGGCGAGTCTCAACGCCGCTGGAATAGAGGAGGTGGCTGTTGAGGGTGACGAGGTCCGTGTTGTGCATGCAGGCCTTGCAGGTGCCGGGGTTGGTGCTGCCATGTGCCGGGGCATGGCAGAGGGTGTGAAGAGAATCGAACTCTATGAGGTGGGAGGGGGCTCAAAGCCCGGGAGGGCGGCCGTGATAACACCCCGCCTCGAAAAGGTTGTCCTGGGTATAGATGACACAGACACCCCTGAAAGCGGTGCGACCTGGACCCTTGCCAACAATATGGGTATGGAGATTTCCAGGAGGGGATTTGAGTACATCGACCATGTGACGGTTCAGCTCTACCCCCACAACCCCCATAAGACACAGAACTGTGTGTCGGTTGCCCTTGCCTTCGCGGTGCAGCCTGGGAAGAGCAATGAACTGGTCGATCTTGCTGCAGGTTTTCTTGAAGAGAACACCCTTTCCGATAAAACTTCAATTGCAGTTTTCAGGGGAATAAAGGTTCCAGAAGAGCTTAAAAAGTATTCAATGATGGCCAAAAAGAGTTTTATGGAAGTTGAGGATGCCGAAGAAGTTGCAGAGTCCCTTGGAATAGACCTCATCGAGGTAACAGGTTCACAGGGTAAGATAGGGGCCCTTGCAGCCATCGGCCTCTATGATGATCCAGAAGAAGCTGCAAGGGTATACTACTGA
- a CDS encoding glycosyltransferase: MSWLILILVFLLCALRTVREDEQTVSVVIPAFNEEKTVALVVEAAKGSKMVSEVIVVDDGSTDNTSGVAEAAGARVIRHASNRGKGAALRTGFKHSSGDIVVFVDADLENMTTEKIERMIRPILRGRADLTKTRFRRKAGRVTELTAKPLLNFFFPEIKFEQPLSGQFAARRSAIEKMKFEEDYGVDVGIVLDADVLGLTVKEVDIGTIHHDMASLRDLNLVANEVVRTIVDRALEYGRITMMDTMGKSIRMCILGLSLTTLGIFSIFFIRTIPATAGIIIAVSGSIVAFYYFISLIRRSIYVFRRSRGKLQTARSFVYMHFPILVSGLILLAMISTLLGAVKVDDGKISIEPTSGNLIIWKKNNENRTFDVRGPYRVDSALENENNSIRIPEEAINTLGLGYGDTIFLNGEAYTLNRTRDGEGNIIRIPTSAREALGVNVGDVIQDGNLRKIFSNVYAIRNISSSNITVYNGIIIQYDESQASEVMVYVDNRLVAEASGVMKNGSYTVSVNGEFIRNIRFRGEDSSYMIYHGGHIIKIDIRKGGSSDMRFATASEGKFLNIWFSGQ, encoded by the coding sequence ATGTCATGGCTTATTCTGATCCTGGTCTTCCTTTTATGTGCCCTCAGGACAGTGAGAGAAGATGAACAGACAGTTTCAGTGGTTATACCAGCGTTCAATGAGGAAAAGACCGTTGCACTGGTTGTTGAGGCAGCTAAAGGTTCTAAAATGGTGAGTGAGGTCATAGTGGTGGATGATGGGTCCACAGACAACACTTCAGGGGTTGCAGAGGCTGCAGGTGCAAGGGTCATAAGACATGCCAGTAACCGCGGAAAGGGTGCTGCACTGAGGACAGGATTCAAGCATTCCAGTGGAGACATAGTGGTTTTTGTTGACGCTGACCTTGAAAATATGACAACAGAGAAAATTGAGAGGATGATAAGGCCCATCCTCAGGGGAAGGGCGGACCTCACAAAAACACGCTTCAGGAGAAAGGCTGGGAGGGTTACCGAGTTAACTGCAAAGCCACTCCTGAATTTCTTCTTCCCTGAGATAAAATTTGAGCAGCCACTAAGCGGACAGTTTGCAGCCAGGAGATCCGCCATTGAGAAGATGAAATTTGAGGAGGATTATGGGGTCGATGTTGGCATAGTCCTTGATGCGGATGTCCTTGGCCTCACGGTTAAGGAGGTGGATATAGGGACAATACACCATGACATGGCAAGCCTCAGGGACCTTAACCTGGTTGCCAACGAGGTTGTAAGGACCATAGTTGACAGGGCACTTGAGTACGGCAGAATAACCATGATGGACACCATGGGAAAGTCCATAAGAATGTGCATACTGGGCCTCTCACTTACAACCCTTGGAATATTCAGCATATTCTTTATAAGGACAATACCAGCAACAGCAGGGATCATAATTGCGGTTTCAGGATCCATAGTTGCTTTTTATTACTTTATAAGCTTAATAAGAAGATCCATATACGTTTTCAGGCGCTCCCGGGGCAAGCTTCAGACGGCTAGATCATTCGTATACATGCACTTTCCCATCCTGGTTTCGGGCCTTATCCTTCTTGCAATGATCTCGACACTGCTGGGTGCAGTCAAGGTGGACGATGGTAAAATATCAATTGAACCAACATCAGGTAACCTCATAATATGGAAGAAGAACAATGAAAACAGAACATTCGATGTCAGGGGACCCTACAGGGTTGACAGCGCACTTGAAAATGAGAATAACTCCATAAGAATTCCTGAAGAGGCGATAAATACCCTTGGGCTTGGTTATGGTGACACCATATTTCTGAATGGTGAGGCATACACCCTCAACAGGACCCGTGACGGTGAGGGTAACATAATAAGGATCCCAACCAGTGCAAGGGAGGCCCTCGGGGTTAACGTGGGGGACGTTATCCAGGATGGAAATCTTCGAAAGATATTCAGCAACGTCTATGCAATTAGGAACATATCCAGCTCAAACATAACGGTATATAACGGTATCATAATTCAGTACGATGAGTCCCAGGCGTCGGAGGTCATGGTTTACGTTGACAATCGGCTGGTTGCAGAGGCCAGTGGGGTCATGAAGAATGGTTCATACACTGTATCCGTTAATGGGGAGTTTATAAGAAATATAAGGTTCAGGGGAGAGGACTCCAGCTACATGATCTATCATGGAGGCCATATAATAAAAATTGATATCAGAAAAGGGGGTTCATCTGACATGAGGTTTGCAACTGCATCTGAGGGGAAATTCCTCAACATATGGTTCTCAGGTCAGTAG
- the purE gene encoding 5-(carboxyamino)imidazole ribonucleotide mutase, producing MKPRVMILLGSASDFRIAEKAMEILEELRIPYDLRVASAHRTHEKVKAIVAESIKEGVEVFIGIAGLSAHLPGMISANTHRPVIGVPVDVKLGGLDALFACSQMPFPAPVATVGVDRGENAAILAAQIIGIGDPEVRERVSELRRGFYEKVRRDECQVLNSIEGSYYTPLDVELPEVQDKEKSGEEEAPMVSVIPGSYSDMKIAKKTTMFLERMGISYDLNVISPIRYPDRFERYLERMENVKLFIAISGLSAHVTGAVVALSDRPVIGVPCPLKMNGWDSLLSMINMPPGVPVGTVGIGNGGNAAILAAEMLGIYDDKIESRIKRIKSRSVKF from the coding sequence ATGAAGCCCAGAGTGATGATACTCCTTGGAAGCGCATCAGATTTCAGAATAGCTGAAAAGGCCATGGAGATCCTTGAAGAACTCAGGATACCCTATGACCTCAGGGTTGCCTCGGCCCACAGGACCCATGAAAAGGTGAAGGCTATAGTCGCTGAGTCCATAAAGGAGGGTGTTGAGGTCTTCATAGGTATAGCGGGACTTTCAGCCCACCTTCCAGGCATGATATCAGCTAACACCCACCGCCCGGTGATAGGTGTCCCGGTTGATGTTAAACTCGGAGGACTTGACGCCCTTTTTGCATGCTCACAGATGCCCTTCCCTGCCCCGGTTGCAACGGTTGGTGTTGACAGGGGAGAAAACGCCGCGATACTGGCTGCCCAGATAATAGGGATAGGTGACCCGGAGGTGAGGGAACGGGTCTCTGAACTCAGAAGGGGTTTCTATGAGAAGGTCCGCCGGGATGAGTGCCAGGTCCTAAACAGCATAGAGGGGTCATACTACACCCCCCTCGATGTTGAACTGCCAGAGGTGCAGGATAAGGAAAAATCTGGTGAAGAAGAAGCCCCCATGGTATCTGTGATCCCGGGTAGCTACTCGGACATGAAAATCGCCAAGAAGACAACAATGTTCCTTGAGCGGATGGGTATAAGCTATGACCTCAACGTCATATCACCCATAAGGTACCCCGACAGGTTCGAGAGGTACCTTGAGCGGATGGAGAATGTTAAGCTCTTCATAGCGATAAGCGGACTCTCCGCCCATGTTACAGGTGCCGTGGTCGCCCTCAGTGACAGGCCTGTGATTGGTGTTCCATGCCCCCTCAAAATGAACGGCTGGGATTCACTCCTTTCCATGATTAACATGCCACCGGGTGTCCCTGTTGGGACCGTTGGAATCGGTAACGGTGGTAACGCCGCAATACTGGCGGCTGAAATGCTTGGAATATATGACGATAAAATCGAGTCCAGGATAAAGAGGATAAAAAGCCGTTCAGTCAAGTTCTGA
- a CDS encoding UbiD family decarboxylase — protein MREFLDRLKEEPVIIEDEVSTRFEAAGILRRHPRDVVILRNVRESDMPVISGLCNTREKIALSLNCQVNEITQRIVHAMENPTPIRNFRGLEGYTSEDADLSRLPVLTHYQRDGGPYITAGVIFARDPETGVRNASIHRMMVMSSDRMAVRIVPRHLYTYHQRAEEMGEDLEIAVAIGMDPATLLATTTSIAIDADEMEVANSFHDGKLELVRCSGVDLEVPPAEIILEGRILCGERESEGPFVDLTDTYDVVREEPVIALERMHIKEDAMYHAILPAGFEHRLLQGLPQEPRIYRAVKNTVPTVRNVVLTEGGCCWLHAAISIKKQSQGDGKNVIMAALAAHPSLKHVVVVDEDIDVFDPEEIEYAVATRVKGDDDILIVPGARGSSLDPAALPDGTTTKVGVDATVPLAGAEKFQRVSRSE, from the coding sequence ATGAGAGAATTCCTTGATAGGCTCAAAGAAGAACCTGTGATAATTGAGGATGAGGTTTCGACACGATTTGAGGCTGCAGGTATACTGAGGAGGCATCCCAGGGATGTTGTGATACTGAGGAATGTACGGGAATCAGATATGCCGGTCATATCCGGCCTCTGCAATACCAGGGAAAAGATTGCCCTCTCCCTGAACTGCCAGGTCAATGAGATAACCCAGCGCATTGTCCATGCAATGGAAAACCCGACCCCCATCAGAAACTTTAGGGGCCTTGAGGGTTACACTTCAGAGGATGCCGACCTCTCAAGGCTCCCGGTTCTAACCCACTACCAGAGGGATGGAGGCCCCTACATAACAGCAGGGGTCATATTTGCCAGAGACCCTGAAACCGGCGTCAGGAACGCCTCCATCCACAGGATGATGGTCATGTCCAGTGACAGGATGGCGGTCCGCATAGTTCCAAGGCACCTTTACACATACCACCAGCGGGCCGAGGAGATGGGTGAGGACCTTGAGATAGCAGTGGCCATAGGTATGGACCCCGCCACCCTCCTTGCGACAACCACATCCATAGCGATAGATGCCGATGAAATGGAGGTCGCAAACAGCTTCCACGACGGAAAACTGGAACTTGTGAGGTGCAGTGGAGTTGACCTTGAGGTTCCGCCTGCGGAGATAATACTTGAGGGCAGGATACTCTGCGGTGAAAGGGAAAGTGAGGGCCCCTTTGTTGACCTCACAGACACCTATGACGTTGTAAGGGAGGAACCTGTCATAGCCCTTGAGAGGATGCATATAAAGGAAGATGCCATGTACCATGCGATTCTGCCGGCAGGATTTGAACACAGACTGCTTCAGGGGTTGCCCCAGGAGCCAAGGATATACAGGGCAGTTAAGAATACGGTGCCCACGGTCAGGAATGTTGTTCTAACAGAGGGGGGGTGCTGCTGGCTCCATGCAGCCATATCAATTAAAAAGCAGAGTCAGGGGGACGGCAAGAATGTTATAATGGCTGCCCTTGCAGCCCATCCATCCCTCAAACATGTGGTTGTCGTGGACGAGGATATAGACGTTTTTGACCCTGAGGAAATCGAATATGCTGTTGCAACAAGGGTGAAGGGCGATGATGATATCCTCATAGTCCCCGGCGCAAGGGGCTCATCCCTGGACCCTGCAGCACTTCCCGATGGTACAACAACCAAGGTTGGTGTTGATGCAACGGTGCCCCTCGCTGGAGCAGAAAAATTCCAGAGGGTCAGCAGGTCCGAGTGA
- the amrS gene encoding AmmeMemoRadiSam system radical SAM enzyme, translating to MRKESILYEKADDRLRCLVCSRKCLIPEGGRGYCLTRENSDGKIYSLTYGEVSSEAVDPIEKKPLFHFHPGSLVYSLGSVGCNFRCRYCQNWSISQARIDGFPTKYIPPEEAVENALRSNCTSIAWTYNEPTMWLEYTLDSAELARAEGLKTVYVTNGYMSEEALNIIGPLLDAANIDLKGMSERFYRELCDAKPEPVLENIIRMHEMGIHIEVTNLLIPGYNDSDDDIVALVNFMVSEVGVEVPLHFTRFFPHYRMQDVPPTGVERLMRARELALEAGMKYVYVGNLPGTDAENTHCPVCGELLIKRDGYLTRTVGISDGKCRACRAAVDVVTD from the coding sequence ATGAGGAAGGAATCCATACTCTATGAGAAGGCCGATGATAGGTTAAGGTGCCTGGTGTGCAGTAGAAAATGCCTTATACCTGAAGGGGGAAGGGGATACTGTCTCACACGTGAAAATAGCGATGGTAAAATCTATTCTCTCACCTATGGGGAGGTATCCTCAGAGGCGGTTGACCCGATAGAGAAGAAGCCACTCTTCCATTTTCATCCTGGCAGCCTTGTCTATTCCCTTGGCAGTGTTGGATGTAACTTCAGGTGCAGGTACTGCCAGAACTGGAGCATATCACAGGCACGCATAGATGGCTTCCCCACAAAGTACATCCCACCGGAGGAGGCGGTTGAAAATGCACTCAGAAGTAACTGCACCTCCATAGCCTGGACCTACAATGAGCCCACCATGTGGCTTGAATACACCCTGGACTCTGCAGAACTTGCAAGGGCAGAGGGCCTCAAAACGGTTTATGTTACAAATGGCTACATGAGTGAGGAGGCCCTTAACATTATAGGACCCCTACTGGACGCTGCCAACATTGACCTCAAGGGAATGTCTGAGAGATTTTATCGTGAATTATGCGATGCGAAGCCAGAACCCGTACTCGAGAACATCATAAGGATGCATGAGATGGGTATCCATATAGAGGTCACCAACCTGCTTATACCCGGTTACAATGACTCTGATGATGATATAGTGGCCCTTGTGAACTTCATGGTATCTGAGGTCGGGGTTGAGGTTCCACTCCACTTCACAAGGTTCTTTCCACATTACAGGATGCAGGATGTGCCTCCAACCGGGGTTGAGAGACTGATGAGGGCCAGGGAGCTTGCCCTTGAGGCGGGCATGAAGTATGTGTACGTGGGGAACCTTCCAGGGACCGATGCTGAGAACACCCACTGTCCGGTTTGTGGAGAGCTACTCATAAAGAGGGATGGCTACCTCACAAGAACAGTGGGTATCAGTGATGGTAAGTGCAGAGCCTGCAGAGCCGCTGTTGACGTTGTAACAGATTAG
- the thiL gene encoding thiamine-phosphate kinase, translating to MPPDRISSFGEKKLISRIISRSASFFRPSELIGLGDDAALLDMGNDYLAVTSDLLIESRHFPPKMSHHDMGWKTVTVNMSDLAAMGAAPEGFILSMALPDLDLESFDSLISGVLEACSYYGAPLIGGDTNEGDEIIMGGTAIGRVRRDLVMMKSGARPGDLIAVTGPLGLGAAGTELLLSGTDTAGFEAAVEKSLKPIARVEEASRMAKSGLVSSATDITDGLISELGELRDASGVGMRIHEVKLPVPPQVSEAASVLGGDPLELALYYGEDFELVFTAPPDAMDELSRIMEVHIIGEVIESPSIEMVDKHGDTYKLHVRGYEHLRP from the coding sequence ATGCCCCCTGATAGAATATCATCCTTTGGCGAGAAGAAACTCATCTCAAGGATAATATCAAGATCAGCCTCATTTTTCAGACCCTCAGAGCTTATCGGTCTTGGAGATGATGCAGCACTTCTTGATATGGGGAATGATTACCTTGCAGTGACCTCAGACCTTCTAATTGAAAGCAGGCACTTCCCCCCTAAAATGAGCCATCACGATATGGGATGGAAGACGGTTACAGTGAACATGAGCGACCTGGCTGCAATGGGGGCTGCACCGGAGGGTTTCATACTCTCCATGGCCCTCCCTGACCTTGATCTGGAATCCTTTGACTCCCTCATAAGCGGCGTCCTGGAGGCCTGCAGTTATTACGGCGCACCCCTCATCGGGGGGGATACCAATGAGGGGGATGAGATAATAATGGGGGGCACAGCCATTGGAAGGGTCAGGAGGGACCTTGTGATGATGAAGTCCGGTGCCAGGCCAGGGGACCTCATTGCAGTTACGGGGCCCCTTGGACTTGGAGCTGCAGGCACAGAGCTTCTTCTATCGGGAACAGATACTGCTGGATTTGAGGCTGCGGTTGAAAAATCCCTGAAACCCATTGCAAGGGTTGAGGAGGCATCAAGAATGGCGAAGTCTGGGCTTGTGTCTTCGGCCACGGACATAACCGATGGCCTCATAAGTGAACTTGGTGAGCTGAGGGATGCCAGCGGTGTGGGGATGAGGATCCACGAGGTGAAGTTACCTGTACCTCCTCAGGTATCAGAGGCGGCATCCGTCCTTGGAGGGGATCCACTGGAACTCGCCCTGTACTATGGGGAGGATTTTGAACTTGTTTTCACTGCACCACCCGATGCAATGGATGAACTCTCCAGAATAATGGAAGTACACATCATAGGTGAGGTCATAGAGTCACCCTCCATTGAAATGGTTGATAAGCATGGAGATACATATAAACTTCATGTGAGGGGCTATGAACATCTGCGCCCCTGA
- the cfbA gene encoding sirohydrochlorin nickelochelatase, which produces MDSNSGQKTKIGVLLVGHGSRLPYGEEVINGIADIYRKEVDHPVAVGFMNISRPSIPEAINELAAMGVEKIIVTPVFLAHGVHTKHDIPHILGLDNGTEHHHHHEHEHEEFEFDGEIVYTEPLGADPRIAEIIRDRVKSAI; this is translated from the coding sequence ATGGATTCAAATTCAGGCCAAAAAACTAAGATAGGTGTTCTTCTTGTGGGGCATGGAAGCCGCCTCCCCTACGGTGAGGAGGTCATAAATGGCATAGCAGATATCTACAGGAAAGAGGTTGACCATCCTGTTGCAGTGGGATTCATGAACATATCCAGGCCCTCAATACCAGAGGCCATAAACGAACTCGCAGCAATGGGCGTTGAAAAGATCATAGTGACACCTGTCTTCCTGGCCCATGGAGTCCACACCAAACACGACATACCACACATTCTGGGTCTTGATAATGGCACTGAACATCACCATCACCATGAACATGAGCACGAGGAATTTGAATTCGACGGTGAAATAGTATACACCGAGCCCCTTGGGGCAGATCCACGAATTGCTGAGATAATCCGGGACAGGGTCAAATCAGCTATTTAA
- a CDS encoding Zn-ribbon domain-containing OB-fold protein, whose amino-acid sequence MTETVRTWRHIPQRYNLTGSKCLQCGNVFFPSRIICPECRRKGKLEDLKFSGRGKIHSYSVINTPTDEFKDIAPYVVAIVELEEGAKITSQIVDCDPDSIEIGDEVEMVFRKVREEGEDGVISYGFKFRPKN is encoded by the coding sequence ATGACAGAAACCGTTAGGACATGGCGCCATATACCCCAGCGCTACAATCTTACAGGTTCAAAATGTCTCCAGTGCGGGAATGTTTTCTTCCCTAGCAGAATAATATGCCCTGAATGCAGGCGTAAAGGTAAGCTTGAGGACCTGAAGTTCAGCGGGAGGGGAAAGATACACAGTTACTCCGTGATAAACACCCCAACCGACGAGTTCAAGGATATAGCCCCCTACGTGGTGGCCATCGTTGAACTGGAGGAGGGTGCTAAGATAACAAGCCAGATTGTTGACTGCGACCCTGATTCAATAGAGATAGGCGACGAGGTCGAAATGGTATTCCGCAAGGTGAGAGAAGAGGGTGAAGATGGAGTGATATCATATGGATTCAAATTCAGGCCAAAAAACTAA
- a CDS encoding magnesium transporter yields MRITGRLLRTTRLILQSLLTFTVNLSIAASRGWVRAFNLFKSFGSFFRGSKRVIGESFVALFICALGDLVAGIFLGKMSPLLESYPGLLVLIPGAIGMRGNIFGALGSRLGSGLHIGTLSPELRKSDVLTENIEATIILTVVMSIFLGFMAWIFCHIFGFRSMGIMDFIVISVAGGIISGAVLLPATVLISLKSYENGWDPDNITTPLIAASGDLFTLPSIFAALAILETVRNGIFEWVLFFLFILMGIMGLAMGIKGRYNLRRIIRQSVPVLLLCSALGTTAGIVLNSKLSFILDNPAILALVPLFSGESGGLVSILGARLSSGLHSGIVPATLRPHGEALRNFGIISILSLIIYPTIGLLAHFVSVSLGIGSLGLERMLLISSLAGYLLTPFLLLVGFYLSSASYRLELDPDNIVIPLSTSMTDSVANTCLVIAIIAVMGL; encoded by the coding sequence ATGAGGATAACAGGAAGATTACTGAGGACGACTCGGCTCATACTTCAGTCCCTGCTAACATTTACCGTGAATTTATCCATAGCGGCCTCAAGGGGATGGGTAAGGGCTTTTAACCTATTCAAGAGTTTTGGAAGCTTTTTCAGGGGTTCTAAAAGGGTTATAGGGGAAAGCTTCGTCGCACTCTTCATATGTGCCCTGGGGGACCTTGTTGCAGGTATATTTCTGGGTAAGATGTCTCCCCTACTGGAGTCATATCCCGGGCTCCTTGTACTGATACCCGGCGCCATAGGCATGAGGGGTAATATCTTCGGGGCCCTGGGCTCACGCCTAGGTTCAGGTCTGCATATAGGTACCCTTTCACCGGAACTTCGAAAATCAGATGTCCTTACAGAGAACATTGAGGCGACCATAATACTGACCGTGGTCATGTCAATTTTCCTTGGATTCATGGCCTGGATATTCTGCCATATCTTCGGATTTCGAAGTATGGGAATAATGGATTTCATTGTTATCTCTGTGGCCGGCGGAATAATATCAGGTGCCGTTCTTCTCCCGGCAACAGTCCTCATATCCCTCAAGAGCTATGAGAACGGCTGGGACCCTGATAACATCACAACACCCCTCATAGCAGCTTCAGGCGACCTTTTCACCCTCCCATCAATATTCGCGGCACTTGCCATCCTTGAAACTGTAAGGAACGGCATTTTTGAATGGGTGCTCTTTTTCCTGTTTATTCTGATGGGTATTATGGGTCTTGCAATGGGAATTAAGGGCAGATATAACCTCAGAAGGATAATAAGACAGAGCGTGCCCGTACTTCTTCTCTGCTCAGCCCTGGGAACCACTGCGGGTATAGTCCTAAACAGTAAACTGTCATTTATACTTGACAACCCTGCAATACTCGCACTGGTGCCGCTGTTTTCAGGTGAAAGCGGAGGCCTTGTGAGCATACTCGGAGCAAGGCTTTCCTCCGGGCTCCACTCAGGTATAGTCCCCGCAACCCTCAGACCCCATGGGGAGGCCCTCAGAAACTTTGGAATAATATCCATACTGTCACTGATCATATATCCAACAATCGGGCTTCTAGCCCATTTTGTGAGTGTTTCCCTTGGTATAGGGTCCCTTGGACTTGAGAGGATGCTTCTTATAAGTTCACTTGCAGGGTACCTCCTGACCCCGTTCCTTCTACTGGTGGGCTTTTATCTGAGCTCAGCATCCTACAGACTTGAACTGGACCCTGACAACATAGTTATCCCACTGTCGACCAGCATGACCGACTCCGTGGCAAACACGTGTCTTGTAATAGCCATAATAGCAGTTATGGGACTCTGA
- a CDS encoding potassium channel family protein, whose amino-acid sequence MKNLSELMVDLAYSALLFNSRDAAEEVIKLENKVNRLNYEIKKESLLAARSVEDAEKLTALLEVGEAAESIANSAKDIADLVLKGIKPHPVFKMVMEESDEIIVRVTIDEGSELAGKSLGDLLLATRTGMRIIAIRRGESWIYGPDRNTVLAENDTLIAKGNEAGSELLFALAKGEMTLEDIGCSIE is encoded by the coding sequence ATGAAGAACCTCTCGGAGTTGATGGTGGATCTTGCATACTCTGCCCTCCTGTTTAACAGCAGGGACGCTGCAGAGGAGGTCATAAAACTTGAAAACAAGGTTAACAGGCTTAACTATGAGATAAAAAAGGAGTCACTTCTTGCTGCAAGATCTGTTGAGGACGCCGAAAAACTGACAGCCCTCCTAGAGGTGGGTGAGGCAGCTGAAAGCATTGCGAACTCCGCCAAGGATATCGCTGATCTGGTGCTGAAGGGCATCAAACCACACCCTGTCTTCAAGATGGTCATGGAGGAGTCCGATGAGATAATAGTCAGGGTGACAATTGATGAGGGATCAGAGCTGGCAGGAAAATCACTGGGAGACCTTTTACTTGCAACCAGAACAGGCATGAGGATTATAGCCATCAGAAGAGGAGAATCCTGGATTTATGGACCTGACAGGAACACGGTACTTGCAGAGAACGATACCCTCATCGCCAAGGGAAACGAAGCAGGTTCAGAACTCTTATTCGCACTTGCAAAGGGTGAGATGACCCTTGAGGATATAGGGTGCAGCATAGAATAG